The following DNA comes from Riemerella anatipestifer ATCC 11845 = DSM 15868.
TCCCTTCTGATATAAACAAAGATAGATAATAAGTTTTTTCATTTTCACTTCATATTAACCCGAAATAAGAGAGTCTTTATAGAAAGGCTCTCTTATTATTTTATATTAAAATTAAAAAACATCATTCTTTTAATAACAAAAGAAAGATTTAGTCCTAAAAAAACTTTAATTTAGCAACCTCAAAATTAGCAGTATATGATTTACTCTCTACGAGGTATCGTTCAGGAGCTTAGCCCAACCCATTTAATTATAGAAACTGGTGGTGTAGGCTACTTTGTAAGCGTTAGTGTAAACACTTCTAAACACTTTTCCATTGGGAAAGAATCTTTAATCTACACACAACAAATCATTCGAGAAGACGCTCACTTATTGTACGGTTTTTCGGAGCTCAAAGAGAAAGAAATGTTTAACCTACTTATTTCTGTAAATGGTGTAGGACCAGCCTCTGCTATGATTATGCTTTCCTCACTAGAATTAAGAGAAATAGCACAAGCCATACTCTCTAGCAATAGTGCTGTATTACAAAAAGTAAAAGGTATAGGCACCAAAACTGCACAACGAATTATCATTGATTTAAAAGATAAAGTATTGCATTTTGGAGCAGATGAATCTGATATTTCCACCGTTATTGATAATAAAGTAAAAGAAGAATCGTTATCTGCATTAGAAGTTTTAGGAATCCCTAAAAAAATGTCAGAAAAGTTAGCCAACAAAATTTTGAAACAAAATCCAGAAATTCAAACGGAAGATTTAGTAAAACAAATTTTGAAAAACATTTAAAATAAGTGAAATCACATCATCATACATTCCATAAATTACTATGGGTTCTAGGGTTTGTGTTTTTTAGTAACCTTACCTATGCTCAAACAGAAAAAGATAGCCTAAATTCTCAACCTCAACTCAGCCTTCCAAATCCTGTTCGATATGAGGCTTTTTACGATGTAAAAGAAGGCGTTTATTTCCTTTATCCTAAGATAGGAAACGTGGTTACAGGCACACCTATCGTAATGACTCCTTCGGAATATGGTGCTTATGTAAAATCTATTGGACTAAGAAATTACTACCAAGAAAAATCACTCCAATACGATTTGGCTAATAATCTAAAAGAGCCAAAAGATGCAGAGAAAAAAAGACTTCTTCCTAGCATCAACATAAAGAACAAACTATTTGAAACTATTTTTGGAGGTAACAAGATAGAACTTATTCCACAAGGATTCGCTTCTTTTGATTTAGGTGGACTTTACCAAAGAATTGACAACCCGCTTATTTTACCACAAAACAGAAAGAATTTCGCATTTAATATTCAGCAGAGAATACAGTTAGGCATACTCGGTAAGGTAGGCGAAAATTTACAACTAAAAGCCAACTACGATACCCAAAGTGGATTTGCTTTTGAAAATAGACTTAATCTAGCTTGGCGAGCAAAGGGTACTTGGAAAGACCTACAATCCAAAACATTAGGAGAAAGCAAAAGAACAGGCGAAGATAAAATTATAAAAAATGTGGAGTTTGGTAATGTTAATATGCCTCTATCTACTAGTCTTATGCGAGGTTCACAATCATTATTTGGTTTAAAAACCGAGTTTCAGCTTGGTAAAACTTACGGTACATTAGTCCTTTCTCAACAACAAGGCGAAGCAAGAACCGTAACCGCACAAGGTGGAGGTGTACTCAATACCTTTAAAATAAACGCCATAGATTACGAGGATAATCAGCACTATTATTTAGGGCAATACTTCTTCCAAAACTACGACAATGCCTTAGCGAATTATCCTCAAATCAATTCCAAAATCAATATCACGCGTATAGAAGTTTGGGTTCTTGACCAAACAGCAAGTAACCTACAAAATCAAAAAAGTATAGTAGCCGTAAGAGATTTAGGGGAAGGTTCTGCACAATATCCAAATAACACACAAAACAATCTCTACCAAAGCATTAGTGCCTTAGCTGGTATCAGAGATGCTAATACAGCCTATTCTACTATCAATCAGCAATCATTTCCCAACGCTTCAGGTACTCTTGAAACTTATACAGACGGTGAACAGTTCATTTTTAACAGAAGAGCGAGAAGGCTTAATCAAAATGAATTTACATTTCACCCGCAACTAGGGTATATATCCTTAAACCAAAGGCTTAATGACAACCAACTCTTAGCGGTTTCTTACTCTTACACCGTTAATGGTTCTAACCAAGTTTACAAAGTGGGAGAGTTTTCGGAGGAAAGTTCGGTTCTTGTAACCAAATTACTAAAGCCCAATGTTTTAGTAAAAACCACTTCTCCTATGTGGAACTTGATGATGAAAAACATCTATAGCCTTAATGCTAATGGGGTAACTTCAGATAAGTTCTTCCTTAATGTGTATTATAGAGACCCTAAAAATGGGAAAGTTAACTATCTACCTAACACACCTGTACAAGATACCAACCTTTTAAAACTCCTAAATTGGGACAGGCTCAATCTCAATAATGACTTACAATCCAACGGAAGTACTTTAGGAGACGGTTTATTTGACTTTGTTAATGGCATTACCATAGACCCTGCCAATGGAAAACTTATCTTTACCAAAGCTCAGCCTTTTGGTAATTTTATGGCAAGTACCTTAGGTAGTAACGACCCTCAATTTGTATTCTCGGAGTTGTACCAACAACAAAAGCAAGTAGCTACACAAAATCCTCTAGCACAAAGATATACCATAGAAGGACGCTACCAAGGCGGACAAGGACAAGGCATTTCTCTAGGTGCAATAAATGTACCTAAAGGCTCCGTGCGAGTAACTGCCAACGGAGCTCAACTTACAGAGGGAGTGGACTATACCGTAGATTATATGCTAGGGCAAGTAACTATCATCAACGAAGCTCTTAAACAATCTGGACAAGCCATCAATATCTCTTTAGAAAACCAAATGACCTTTAATACCCAAAGACGAAGATTTTGGGGATTGAATTTGGAAAGAAAAATCAGTGATAAATTTATCATTGGGGCTACTGCAATGAATTATGCCGAAAGACCACTCACCCAAAAAGTTCAGATGGGGCAAGAAGCAGTTAATAACACAATGTTGGGTATGAATCTTATGTATAATAACGAGTTACCTTTCCTCACAAGGCTTACGGATAAGATTCCGCTCATCAATACCGAAGCACCGTCTCATCTTAATTTTAAGGCAGAAGCCACCTATCTTATCCCAGGACAAAATAAGGACATTAACGACCAAGCCTATGTAGATGATTTTGACCAAACCACCTCAAAAATATCACTGAAAGAACCTGCTCTTTGGGCTTTAGCATCTAAACCAGAGAAAAACCCTAATGATATTATATTCAAAAACTCAGCATTAGACAATGATGTTAAAAATGGATACGGTAGAGGGCTATTATCTTGGTATTACATAGACCCTAGATTCTACGGTGTAGGAGGTAAAGCCCCTAATGGCATCACTGCTGATGCGTTGTCTAACCACGCCTCACGCCGTGTGAGAATGAACGAACTTTACAACAGCAGAGATTTTGTTGCTGGTGACCAAACCTATACCAATACCTTAGATATTACCTACTACCCTACCGAAAGAGGTCCGTACAACCTAAACCCAGCCAACGAGTCTACTGCGGAAAGATGGGCTGGTATGATGAGACCTATCTCTGTGTCTAACTTTACCAATGCCAATATTGAATATGTGGAATTTTGGCTAATGGATCCTTACGCTGATGGAAAAATGCTGGGTACTAATCCTAAATTATTACTACACTTAGGAAATGTTTCCGAAGATATACTGAAAGACGGTAAACTGCAATACGAAAACGGATTGCCTACTCCAGAAACCCCTGCAAGAACCTCCGAAAGCAGCTGGGGGACTCAGCCAGAACAACAGCCTGTTCTATATGCCTTCTCATCAGAAGGGGCTAATAGAACGGCACAAGATGTAGGTTATGATGGTTTAGATAATGTTCAGGAAGCCACCAAATTTGGCACAACTTTTATCAATCCTGTGACTAATCTTACCGACCCTGCCGCAGACGACTTCGTGTTTTACCTTTCTACACAATTCCAAGGTGCTTTAGCCTCTTCGGTAGTAGAGCGTTATAGATATTTCCGAAACCCAGACGGAAACTCCAAAGCCAATTCAATGGAGGTATCCTCTCAAATACCAGATGCAGAAGACCTCAATGGCGATTTTAATCTAGACCAAAGCGAAAGTTATAACCAATACACCATCAATTTAGATAAAGCTAATTTAGTTTTAGGAAAAAACTTTATCGTAGATGAAAAGGAAACCGAAGCTAAATTCCAAAACGGACAAGTAGGCAAAAACAAATGGTTTTTATTCCGTATTCCTGTGAAACAGTTTGATGCTGATGCTGGGGAAGCTAGTGATGCTATCCTAAATAATGTAAGGTTTGCGAGAATGATTCTTAAAGGGTTTGACGAAACCTCAACACTAAGATTTGGTACTTTTGATTTGGTAAGGTCAGACTGGAGAAAATTCACTAAAAACATTGCGGTTATCAACGAATCTGAGGAAGGCAACTACAACATAGATAACTCTAACTTTGATGTAGGAAGTGTTAATTTAGAAGAAAACTCAAAAGGTACTCCTCCTTATGTTATTCCTCCTGGCATAAACAGACAAGTACTAAGTGGAACTACTGGAGCACAAAGACAAAATGAGGCATCTCTTTACTTAAAGGCAACCAATCTTTCTAAAACATCACACGCCTCTAGAGGAGTGTTTAAGAATGTAGCGTTGGATATGCGTCGTTACGAAAAATTAGAACTTTTTGTACACGCCGAAGACCTTAAAGATG
Coding sequences within:
- the ruvA gene encoding Holliday junction branch migration protein RuvA, giving the protein MIYSLRGIVQELSPTHLIIETGGVGYFVSVSVNTSKHFSIGKESLIYTQQIIREDAHLLYGFSELKEKEMFNLLISVNGVGPASAMIMLSSLELREIAQAILSSNSAVLQKVKGIGTKTAQRIIIDLKDKVLHFGADESDISTVIDNKVKEESLSALEVLGIPKKMSEKLANKILKQNPEIQTEDLVKQILKNI
- the sov gene encoding T9SS outer membrane translocon Sov/SprA, which encodes MKSHHHTFHKLLWVLGFVFFSNLTYAQTEKDSLNSQPQLSLPNPVRYEAFYDVKEGVYFLYPKIGNVVTGTPIVMTPSEYGAYVKSIGLRNYYQEKSLQYDLANNLKEPKDAEKKRLLPSINIKNKLFETIFGGNKIELIPQGFASFDLGGLYQRIDNPLILPQNRKNFAFNIQQRIQLGILGKVGENLQLKANYDTQSGFAFENRLNLAWRAKGTWKDLQSKTLGESKRTGEDKIIKNVEFGNVNMPLSTSLMRGSQSLFGLKTEFQLGKTYGTLVLSQQQGEARTVTAQGGGVLNTFKINAIDYEDNQHYYLGQYFFQNYDNALANYPQINSKINITRIEVWVLDQTASNLQNQKSIVAVRDLGEGSAQYPNNTQNNLYQSISALAGIRDANTAYSTINQQSFPNASGTLETYTDGEQFIFNRRARRLNQNEFTFHPQLGYISLNQRLNDNQLLAVSYSYTVNGSNQVYKVGEFSEESSVLVTKLLKPNVLVKTTSPMWNLMMKNIYSLNANGVTSDKFFLNVYYRDPKNGKVNYLPNTPVQDTNLLKLLNWDRLNLNNDLQSNGSTLGDGLFDFVNGITIDPANGKLIFTKAQPFGNFMASTLGSNDPQFVFSELYQQQKQVATQNPLAQRYTIEGRYQGGQGQGISLGAINVPKGSVRVTANGAQLTEGVDYTVDYMLGQVTIINEALKQSGQAINISLENQMTFNTQRRRFWGLNLERKISDKFIIGATAMNYAERPLTQKVQMGQEAVNNTMLGMNLMYNNELPFLTRLTDKIPLINTEAPSHLNFKAEATYLIPGQNKDINDQAYVDDFDQTTSKISLKEPALWALASKPEKNPNDIIFKNSALDNDVKNGYGRGLLSWYYIDPRFYGVGGKAPNGITADALSNHASRRVRMNELYNSRDFVAGDQTYTNTLDITYYPTERGPYNLNPANESTAERWAGMMRPISVSNFTNANIEYVEFWLMDPYADGKMLGTNPKLLLHLGNVSEDILKDGKLQYENGLPTPETPARTSESSWGTQPEQQPVLYAFSSEGANRTAQDVGYDGLDNVQEATKFGTTFINPVTNLTDPAADDFVFYLSTQFQGALASSVVERYRYFRNPDGNSKANSMEVSSQIPDAEDLNGDFNLDQSESYNQYTINLDKANLVLGKNFIVDEKETEAKFQNGQVGKNKWFLFRIPVKQFDADAGEASDAILNNVRFARMILKGFDETSTLRFGTFDLVRSDWRKFTKNIAVINESEEGNYNIDNSNFDVGSVNLEENSKGTPPYVIPPGINRQVLSGTTGAQRQNEASLYLKATNLSKTSHASRGVFKNVALDMRRYEKLELFVHAEDLKDVTSNKLDQNAKFFIRLGSDAIDNYYEYESSLKYTAKNATSPLDIWPTENTINFNLKEFINAKLRRETAGISLDQRYKDQEYGDSHRAIFTKGRPSLGNISTIVIGVRNTGSDSKDLVLWVNEIRLSGIENKGGYAANANLNFNLGDFANVNANAAISTIGFGSIDQKPTERQQTQNTAFSINTTVNVDKFLPEKAGMKIPVNYSYTQTIEDPKYNPLNDDVLFNEDPKKDQLKQVVRTYTQQRSFGVVNMRKERVNSEKKPKFYDVENLALTAVYHDDYYRDIYTKKNYRQNLKAYIDYNYNFKPWVLKPFNKLISDTAKIAPYVKWVKEFNLNPIPTRFSFRTELDRNYSELEFRNIEALLNGNGSQNFDVLKNRNFFFGWQYNLGFNFTKSFKAEIFSATRTLNDDWAVNTMDTKSIFQNPFKVGRPVLYNHRIQFNYRLPFEHFPYLDFVNAELGYGLQYNWNARSTVLLNSANGNLGNVAQNTNNKVATASVDIPLLLGKFKYFKKLDSIRQGRNREIDSLNQIYEKAFANENSRKRFKFKSYRFKNQLSLTQKVMSALTSIKQANFNFNENNGTVLPGILSEPNFFGIGRRGFGGPTSGFLLGSQADIRRLAVENNWVTQSEYLNDPYTQMSNRNVTANIVIEPIKNLRVDVNFLQTYNKMLTHGGFNIDLDGNRANGIQFSFANEMISYSNTEFLIGTTLKNSTDIFNDIKTRAREFSRLNSGNLTTDGFVEGYSIANTYVLVPAFRSALSGKSVSMKNPTRPNFPLPNWRLTYSGLRNIPFINSQFEKFDIQHAYTSTYTATGIQSNIDYYNNPNALDVRGNKLNPYVFSQAMFVEEFAPFVGADVTMRNHMQFRAHYNRNRMFLLGLVNQTLTEDSGSEYVLGFGYILKDLKLKLRYKGKSKDIKSDLNVRADFSLRDNKTSIINILKDDAQVTGGQRLLGIKVSADYNMSQNFNIRFFYDQLMTKYKISTAFPLSTVRAGLSATFTFGGNGM